Proteins encoded in a region of the Ignavibacteriales bacterium genome:
- a CDS encoding NAD(P)H-binding protein encodes MLNVVTGSFGYIGKYITRKLLEHGEEVITITTHPDKPNPFGSAIKAFPYNFNNPQELTASLRGASTLYNTYWIRFEYDNQTYRQTIKNTITLFNCAKEAGIKRIVHISVTNASENSDLPYYSGKAEQEKALINSRVPYSIVRPTLVFGDEDILVNNIAWLIRKFPLFPIFGDGAYRVQPVFVEDLASIAIESSKEENSVILDAIGPESFTFQEFVQLITSNIKPAAKLIHIPPPIGIIFGKLIGLALRDNILTHNELKGLMDEMLTSKQKPNGTTAFSDWLNLHKEKIGSKYSSEIERHFKWKHTNQ; translated from the coding sequence ATGCTTAATGTCGTAACAGGTTCCTTTGGATATATTGGTAAATACATTACCCGCAAATTATTGGAGCATGGGGAAGAAGTTATTACGATCACAACTCATCCGGATAAACCAAATCCATTTGGCAGTGCGATAAAAGCATTTCCATATAATTTCAACAACCCACAGGAATTGACTGCGAGTCTGCGCGGCGCATCTACACTTTATAACACTTATTGGATTCGATTTGAGTATGACAATCAAACTTACCGGCAGACTATCAAAAATACAATTACACTTTTTAACTGCGCTAAAGAAGCCGGGATTAAACGCATTGTTCATATTAGCGTAACAAACGCTTCTGAAAATTCTGATCTGCCTTATTATTCCGGTAAAGCTGAACAGGAAAAAGCATTAATTAATTCACGTGTTCCTTATAGTATTGTTAGACCCACCTTAGTTTTTGGTGATGAAGATATTCTCGTAAATAATATTGCATGGCTGATCCGGAAATTTCCACTCTTCCCGATTTTTGGGGATGGGGCATACCGCGTGCAGCCTGTATTTGTCGAGGACTTAGCTTCAATTGCGATTGAAAGCTCCAAAGAAGAAAACTCTGTTATACTTGATGCAATTGGACCGGAGTCATTTACATTTCAGGAATTTGTGCAGCTCATCACCTCTAATATCAAACCGGCTGCTAAGTTAATACATATTCCTCCTCCCATTGGAATTATATTCGGTAAACTAATCGGATTAGCTTTACGTGATAATATTTTAACACATAATGAACTCAAAGGACTTATGGATGAAATGCTTACGTCCAAACAAAAACCAAATGGAACAACTGCATTTTCAGATTGGCTTAATTTGCACAAAGAAAAAATTGGTTCAAAATATTCCTCTGAAATTGAAAGACATTTTAAGTGGAAGCACACAAATCAATAG
- a CDS encoding T9SS type A sorting domain-containing protein yields the protein MQLRLTLIFLTILITKVFSQVIVTIPEYSTENDSITIQFNAQEGDGGLEGYTGTVYAHTGVITNFSSGPSDWKHVIGDWGNNSNQPALTRIGTDLYELTIGYPREFYSVTDANEHIQQLAFVFRSADATKTGRDVGGADIFADLYEAGLTIVVNNPQVSVLYGDPLRSPYFMNDDDTLNISLTCVELGTLVQDFTLFVNGLQVAQTNTTELQYDFFAANYSVGANYISAIANSVSGSSDTSEFVIMINPPIVNLPLPAGNDLGINYVDNSTVTLALYAPYKNFIYVIGDFNDWKADINYFMNKNEITPDSTIWWITISGLTPQTEYAFQYLVDGEIRIAEPYSEKVLDPSNDQYISASTYPNLKPYPYGKTGEIVSVLQTAQTPYDWQVTDFQKPLKTDLVIYELLIRDFITAHDYDTLEDTLNYLKNLGINAIELMPVMEFEGNSSWGYNSSFHYALDKYYGPADQLKSFIDKAHSMGMAVILDIVLNHAYGQCPLVRLYWDSANNRPAANNPWFNQVSPNPVFSFGNDFNHESGATKYFVDRVNKHWLNDFKVDGFRFDFTKGFTNTPGDGWAYDAARISILERMANVIWSVDTQAYVILEHFAENSEEIELSTYGAMLWGNMNHEYNEATMGYASDLSWGSYKTRGWSFPHLVTYMESHDEERLMYKNLQYGNSFGDYNIKELSQALNRMKLAGAFFLTIPGPKMIWQFGELGYDYSIDYNGRLGEKPIRWDYFDDPRRLKVYKVFSALSNLKENYEAFRSTDFILDVSGFSKRIEINDPSMDVRIVGNFNVQSGTVSGNFSRTGWWYEYFSGDSLDVVSTQSQFPLEPGELRLYTSVKLPDPEPDLLSEVELINTQVVEEYNLEQNFPNPFNPSTEIVFQIVKPGIVKLKVYDILGREVMTLVDEELNNGTYTVPWFGENNLGEQLSSGVYFYKIETDDFIQTKKMILLR from the coding sequence ATGCAGCTAAGACTCACACTTATTTTTCTTACAATACTGATTACTAAAGTTTTCTCTCAGGTAATCGTAACAATTCCGGAATACTCAACTGAAAATGATTCTATCACAATTCAGTTTAATGCGCAGGAAGGGGATGGGGGACTTGAAGGATACACCGGGACTGTTTATGCTCACACGGGAGTGATCACTAATTTTAGCAGCGGTCCTTCGGATTGGAAACACGTTATCGGTGATTGGGGAAACAACTCAAATCAACCGGCTCTTACCCGAATTGGAACTGATTTATATGAGTTGACAATTGGATATCCGCGTGAATTTTATTCTGTCACAGACGCAAATGAACACATTCAACAACTTGCTTTTGTTTTTAGAAGTGCCGATGCTACTAAAACAGGTCGCGATGTGGGTGGGGCGGATATTTTTGCCGACCTTTATGAAGCCGGTTTGACGATTGTTGTAAATAATCCACAAGTTTCAGTTTTGTATGGCGATCCACTTCGCTCTCCATATTTTATGAATGATGATGATACTCTAAATATTTCTCTAACTTGTGTTGAACTTGGAACACTTGTGCAGGATTTCACTTTATTCGTGAATGGGCTGCAGGTGGCACAAACAAATACGACCGAACTTCAATATGATTTCTTCGCAGCGAACTATTCTGTTGGCGCTAATTACATTTCTGCTATTGCAAATAGTGTTTCAGGAAGTTCGGATACAAGCGAATTTGTTATTATGATTAATCCACCCATTGTTAATTTACCCCTGCCTGCAGGAAATGATCTCGGAATTAATTACGTTGATAATTCTACCGTGACGCTGGCTCTTTATGCACCTTACAAAAATTTTATTTATGTAATTGGTGATTTTAATGATTGGAAAGCTGATATAAATTATTTTATGAATAAAAATGAAATCACACCCGACAGCACAATTTGGTGGATTACTATTTCAGGATTAACTCCACAGACAGAATATGCTTTTCAATATCTTGTTGATGGTGAAATAAGAATAGCCGAACCATATTCAGAAAAAGTACTCGATCCTTCAAACGATCAATATATTTCCGCTTCGACTTATCCGAATTTAAAACCCTACCCTTACGGTAAAACAGGCGAAATTGTTTCTGTTCTCCAAACAGCACAAACACCTTACGACTGGCAGGTAACAGATTTTCAAAAGCCATTAAAAACCGATTTAGTTATTTATGAATTACTCATCCGCGATTTTATTACGGCACACGATTACGACACTTTGGAAGATACTTTGAACTATCTAAAAAATCTTGGCATCAATGCAATTGAACTTATGCCTGTTATGGAATTCGAAGGAAACAGCAGTTGGGGTTATAATTCAAGTTTTCATTATGCACTTGATAAATATTACGGTCCTGCTGATCAATTAAAATCTTTTATTGATAAAGCACATAGCATGGGGATGGCAGTAATTCTTGATATTGTATTAAACCATGCTTATGGTCAATGCCCGCTTGTTCGTTTGTATTGGGATTCAGCGAACAATCGTCCTGCAGCTAATAACCCCTGGTTCAATCAGGTTTCCCCCAACCCTGTTTTTAGTTTTGGAAATGATTTTAATCATGAAAGCGGCGCCACAAAATATTTTGTTGATCGTGTAAACAAGCACTGGCTAAACGATTTCAAGGTGGATGGTTTCAGATTTGATTTTACAAAAGGATTTACAAATACACCCGGTGATGGATGGGCTTATGATGCAGCAAGAATTTCTATACTTGAAAGAATGGCTAATGTAATCTGGAGCGTTGATACGCAGGCTTATGTTATTCTTGAACACTTTGCCGAGAACAGCGAAGAAATAGAATTATCAACTTATGGTGCAATGCTTTGGGGAAATATGAATCATGAGTACAATGAAGCCACAATGGGATATGCTTCTGATCTTAGCTGGGGCTCATACAAAACAAGGGGGTGGTCTTTCCCTCATCTTGTCACTTATATGGAAAGCCACGATGAAGAAAGACTGATGTATAAAAATCTTCAGTACGGAAATTCTTTTGGAGATTACAATATTAAAGAACTTTCACAGGCGCTTAACAGAATGAAACTTGCCGGCGCTTTCTTTCTTACGATCCCGGGACCTAAAATGATATGGCAGTTTGGTGAACTTGGTTATGATTACTCGATTGATTATAACGGAAGATTAGGTGAAAAACCAATTCGTTGGGATTACTTTGATGATCCGCGAAGATTAAAAGTCTATAAAGTATTTTCTGCGCTTTCCAATCTTAAAGAAAATTATGAAGCATTTCGCAGCACAGATTTCATTTTAGATGTTTCAGGTTTCAGCAAACGAATTGAAATTAATGATCCTTCAATGGATGTTAGAATTGTCGGCAATTTTAATGTGCAGTCAGGTACTGTCAGTGGAAATTTCAGCAGAACAGGGTGGTGGTATGAATATTTTTCCGGTGACAGTTTAGATGTGGTAAGTACGCAATCACAATTTCCTTTAGAGCCGGGTGAGCTGAGACTTTACACTTCAGTAAAGCTGCCGGATCCTGAACCAGATTTACTCTCTGAAGTAGAACTGATTAATACACAAGTGGTTGAAGAATATAATCTTGAACAAAACTTCCCAAACCCTTTCAATCCTTCAACTGAAATTGTATTTCAAATAGTTAAACCGGGAATTGTAAAACTTAAAGTTTACGATATACTCGGCAGGGAAGTGATGACACTTGTTGATGAAGAATTGAATAACGGAACATATACTGTTCCCTGGTTTGGAGAAAACAATCTTGGTGAACAATTAAGCAGCGGAGTTTATTTTTATAAAATTGAAACCGATGATTTTATTCAAACTAAAAAGATGATCTTGCTCAGGTGA
- the rocD gene encoding ornithine--oxo-acid transaminase, with amino-acid sequence MTSKDFIELESRYGAHNYHPLDVVIAKGKGVWVWDVEGKKYLDFLSAYSAVNQGHCHPKIVNAMIEQAQTLTLTSRAFYNNALGEYEKFVTELLGYDKVLPMNTGVEGDETAVKLARKWAYEVKGIKKYEAKIIVANENFHGRTMMAVSASTDPDCYDGYGPYVPGFIKIPFNNIPEFEKTLEDPNVCAFLIEPIQGEAGVMVPDDGYLKKVQELCKAKNVLLICDEVQTGLARTGKMLASEHENVKPDILILGKALSGGTMPISAALANDDIMLTIKPGQHGSTFGGNPLAARVAVASLKVLIEEKLAENAEKMGRIFRAEMQKLVDELEMVSLVRGKGLLNAVVIKPTKSGKDAWTVCVELMNQGVLAKPTHGDIIRFAPPLVINEDEMKTATETIGKVLRKMQAEN; translated from the coding sequence ATGACTTCAAAAGATTTTATTGAACTCGAAAGTAGATACGGCGCACATAATTATCATCCGCTTGACGTAGTGATTGCAAAGGGCAAGGGGGTGTGGGTTTGGGATGTTGAAGGGAAAAAATATCTCGATTTTCTATCGGCTTACTCCGCAGTAAATCAAGGGCATTGTCATCCTAAAATTGTAAATGCGATGATCGAACAGGCTCAAACGCTTACTCTAACATCGCGCGCTTTTTATAATAATGCACTTGGCGAATATGAAAAATTTGTGACCGAACTTTTGGGATATGATAAAGTTTTGCCGATGAATACAGGCGTGGAAGGAGATGAAACTGCTGTTAAGCTCGCACGTAAATGGGCTTATGAAGTTAAAGGAATAAAAAAATATGAAGCAAAAATTATTGTAGCGAATGAAAATTTTCACGGAAGAACTATGATGGCAGTTTCTGCTTCCACCGACCCTGATTGCTATGACGGTTACGGACCTTATGTGCCGGGCTTTATCAAAATCCCTTTTAATAATATTCCTGAATTCGAAAAGACTCTCGAAGACCCAAACGTTTGTGCATTTCTCATTGAACCAATTCAGGGGGAAGCAGGAGTCATGGTTCCCGATGATGGATACCTTAAAAAGGTTCAGGAACTCTGTAAAGCAAAAAATGTTTTACTCATTTGTGATGAAGTTCAAACAGGATTAGCGCGCACAGGAAAAATGCTTGCCTCTGAACATGAAAATGTAAAACCTGATATATTAATTCTCGGTAAAGCACTTTCGGGTGGAACAATGCCTATCTCCGCCGCACTTGCAAATGATGATATTATGTTAACGATAAAACCGGGACAGCATGGCTCAACATTTGGCGGTAACCCGCTTGCTGCAAGGGTTGCTGTTGCTTCATTAAAAGTTCTGATTGAAGAGAAGCTCGCTGAGAATGCAGAAAAAATGGGCAGAATATTCCGCGCTGAAATGCAAAAGCTTGTTGATGAACTTGAAATGGTTTCACTCGTACGTGGTAAAGGATTATTAAATGCAGTCGTTATAAAGCCGACAAAAAGCGGTAAAGATGCCTGGACTGTTTGCGTCGAACTGATGAATCAAGGTGTGCTTGCAAAACCAACTCACGGAGATATAATTCGTTTCGCCCCTCCTCTTGTAATCAATGAAGACGAGATGAAGACGGCAACGGAAACGATCGGAAAAGTTCTTCGTAAAATGCAGGCAGAGAATTGA
- a CDS encoding response regulator → MLENNKVNHSPIIKIFMEDGFPPNVEGSLSEDDQTLLITPLKIIAILVSIAGLFAMIFEIKYFNQFSWQIYFARLFSTVIAFLVLLYLYFGKALKKTVALMHLLLLTIIISSGYMIYLIPSTLFVNAQIVALLIFTSALFLTWAVKNQIIVAIYYNTVFAAAIILGKQDIYFLPNLYESVLFVLFLSVISVVASMINFKLRLLVNERNSIMEKSEKKYRSIFDNSFDGIFQTDLKGRILLANKSFFDLLGYENYEDIFNLNLNNNFFADETEFKKLLIAARQNDSNECDVVLKKKDGAKLYSKFHLQILRDDLGNDYLQGSLHNITAQVESEQLQKKYAEELEKAKIKAELLAKEAVEASILKSKYLANMSHEIRTPMNGIIGYLALIDSDSFNTKEELKQFTASAKQSAETLLDIINTILDFSKIESGKMELEEIDFNIEKVIDDVIAIVSPKAIEKDLTIIKEIKENSVLYLKGDPTRIRQIFMNLLSNAIKFTQFGEIIILLDSKQITSEYVLVTAAVKDSGIGIPSERLEKIFEPFTQVDGSNSRKYGGTGLGLAISKEFVNMMGGKIRVESIPNSGSIFHFTLKLKLSDVVQDEKGSSTKVSASGYFIHPKRSKQKNEELKLSREGFNILLAEDNLINRKVVVRILNQAGFKVEVAGNGAEAVELYQAKKFSVILMDVQMPEVDGFEATARIRGEANGKAIPIIALTAHALAGDREKCLAAGMNDYLSKPIEADILISKLDQWLNISDDSNVEENSIRSIENPIFDFMQLEKATGGDPSFKRELVREYVGDSLRRFKNLEEFFLTNEMDRLVREAHTLKGSSYSVGAKKVGDEALAVEISGKHFDIANLMDRMKALEKAIAETKDSLQSLLD, encoded by the coding sequence ATGTTAGAAAATAATAAAGTAAACCATTCGCCTATCATAAAAATATTTATGGAGGATGGATTCCCTCCGAATGTTGAAGGATCTTTGTCTGAAGACGATCAAACATTACTTATCACTCCGCTAAAAATAATTGCAATATTAGTTTCAATAGCCGGCTTATTCGCCATGATATTTGAAATAAAATATTTTAATCAATTTTCGTGGCAGATATATTTTGCGCGCTTATTCTCCACAGTGATCGCATTCTTGGTTTTGCTTTACCTTTATTTTGGCAAAGCCCTGAAAAAAACAGTTGCATTAATGCATCTGTTATTGCTTACTATTATTATCTCCTCGGGATACATGATCTATCTCATTCCATCCACTCTTTTTGTTAATGCGCAGATTGTAGCCTTACTGATTTTTACTTCAGCACTTTTTTTAACATGGGCAGTAAAGAATCAAATAATTGTTGCAATCTATTATAACACAGTCTTCGCCGCCGCAATAATTTTAGGCAAGCAGGACATTTACTTTTTACCAAATCTTTATGAATCTGTTTTATTCGTTTTATTTTTAAGTGTGATTTCAGTTGTAGCGAGCATGATAAATTTCAAACTTCGATTGCTCGTCAATGAAAGAAATTCAATTATGGAAAAGTCGGAGAAAAAGTACCGCTCCATATTTGATAATTCTTTCGATGGAATTTTTCAAACTGATTTGAAAGGAAGAATTCTACTTGCAAACAAATCATTTTTTGATCTACTTGGATATGAGAATTATGAAGATATCTTCAACCTTAATTTAAATAATAATTTTTTTGCTGATGAAACAGAGTTTAAAAAATTATTAATCGCGGCAAGGCAAAACGATTCAAACGAATGTGATGTAGTTCTGAAAAAGAAAGATGGAGCAAAATTATATTCAAAATTTCATTTGCAAATCTTACGCGATGATCTGGGCAATGATTATTTACAGGGAAGTTTACACAATATTACAGCGCAGGTAGAATCCGAGCAGCTTCAAAAAAAATATGCCGAGGAATTGGAAAAGGCAAAGATAAAAGCCGAACTGCTTGCAAAGGAGGCGGTAGAAGCAAGCATTTTAAAAAGTAAATATCTCGCTAATATGAGTCATGAGATCCGCACTCCGATGAATGGTATAATTGGCTATCTCGCACTTATAGATTCTGATTCATTTAATACCAAAGAAGAATTAAAACAGTTTACCGCCAGCGCGAAGCAATCCGCAGAAACATTACTGGATATCATTAACACCATCCTTGATTTTTCTAAAATTGAGTCCGGCAAAATGGAATTGGAAGAAATAGATTTTAATATCGAAAAAGTTATTGATGATGTTATTGCTATCGTTTCACCAAAAGCGATTGAAAAAGATCTGACCATTATTAAGGAAATAAAAGAGAATTCAGTCCTTTATCTTAAAGGTGACCCGACCCGGATCAGGCAGATTTTTATGAATCTTTTGTCGAATGCAATTAAGTTCACACAGTTTGGTGAAATTATAATTCTACTTGATTCTAAACAGATTACCTCTGAATATGTTTTGGTTACCGCAGCAGTAAAAGACAGCGGTATCGGCATCCCCTCAGAGCGATTGGAGAAAATATTTGAACCATTCACTCAAGTTGATGGTTCGAACTCAAGAAAATACGGAGGCACAGGACTTGGTTTAGCCATCTCAAAAGAATTTGTCAATATGATGGGCGGGAAAATCCGGGTTGAAAGTATTCCAAATTCCGGTTCAATTTTTCACTTCACACTAAAATTAAAATTAAGTGATGTTGTACAGGATGAGAAAGGCAGCAGCACGAAAGTTTCAGCCTCTGGTTATTTCATTCATCCAAAGAGGAGTAAACAGAAAAATGAAGAACTAAAACTGAGCAGGGAGGGGTTCAATATTTTACTCGCTGAAGATAATCTGATTAACCGAAAAGTAGTAGTAAGAATTTTAAATCAAGCCGGGTTTAAAGTTGAAGTAGCAGGCAACGGAGCAGAGGCTGTTGAATTGTATCAGGCAAAAAAGTTTTCGGTGATATTGATGGATGTTCAAATGCCGGAAGTTGATGGGTTTGAAGCTACCGCAAGAATCCGGGGTGAAGCGAACGGTAAAGCGATACCGATAATTGCACTCACAGCTCATGCTCTTGCAGGCGATAGAGAAAAATGTCTTGCCGCCGGCATGAATGATTATCTTTCTAAACCCATCGAAGCTGATATTTTAATAAGCAAACTTGATCAGTGGCTTAATATTTCAGATGATTCCAATGTTGAAGAAAATTCGATCAGATCAATAGAGAATCCTATATTTGATTTTATGCAGCTCGAAAAAGCTACAGGCGGCGATCCTTCTTTCAAACGGGAATTGGTAAGAGAATATGTCGGAGATTCTTTACGCCGATTTAAAAATTTGGAGGAATTTTTTCTAACAAATGAGATGGACCGATTAGTTCGCGAAGCACACACTTTGAAAGGTTCAAGTTATTCAGTTGGTGCTAAAAAAGTTGGAGATGAAGCATTAGCCGTAGAAATTTCCGGCAAGCATTTCGATATTGCAAATTTAATGGATCGAATGAAGGCGCTTGAAAAAGCAATTGCAGAAACTAAGGATTCACTTCAATCGTTACTTGATTAA
- a CDS encoding phosphatase PAP2 family protein, translating to MLDFLYSIDLSIFFFINHNLSTVFLDKFFSLITDVTKWYIAYVILLGILFRYGGKKGRVAAVAVILLIIFSDQLGAKLFKELFQRVRPCNALVNVLTPLGCTGSFSFPSNHALNNFAVAVFFYRLYPNLKWVLFITAVLISLSRVYLGLHYPSDVIGGALIGSVIGYGFSIVINRINSRLKY from the coding sequence ATGCTTGATTTTCTTTACTCAATTGACTTATCAATATTTTTTTTCATCAATCATAATTTGTCCACAGTTTTTCTGGACAAATTTTTTTCATTGATCACTGATGTTACTAAATGGTATATCGCCTATGTAATATTACTTGGAATATTATTTCGTTACGGCGGTAAAAAAGGAAGAGTTGCGGCAGTCGCAGTGATCCTTTTGATTATCTTCAGCGATCAGCTTGGAGCAAAACTGTTCAAAGAATTATTTCAGCGAGTTCGTCCGTGTAATGCACTTGTTAACGTACTTACACCACTTGGATGCACCGGCAGTTTTTCATTTCCATCAAATCATGCTTTAAATAATTTTGCTGTCGCTGTTTTCTTTTATCGCTTGTATCCGAATTTAAAATGGGTACTTTTTATAACGGCAGTGCTCATATCATTATCAAGAGTCTATCTCGGTTTACACTACCCGTCAGATGTAATCGGCGGTGCGTTGATTGGATCTGTAATTGGGTATGGTTTCTCAATTGTCATCAATAGAATCAACTCTCGATTAAAATATTAG
- a CDS encoding DUF3298 domain-containing protein — protein sequence MLTDIIDSKMLDELTSISEKKMIEEFEVERFTDIGLFEEKLTISAEQDFYLTNNALVIEFDPYEIGPYVMGDVEILLPWNEIENLMVSDFKLKKLEQ from the coding sequence ATGCTTACTGATATAATAGATTCCAAAATGCTGGATGAATTGACTTCGATATCTGAAAAGAAAATGATTGAAGAATTTGAAGTTGAAAGGTTTACTGATATTGGTCTTTTCGAAGAAAAATTAACAATTTCTGCCGAGCAGGATTTTTATCTAACCAACAATGCACTGGTCATCGAATTTGATCCTTACGAAATTGGTCCTTATGTAATGGGAGATGTTGAAATACTTCTTCCATGGAATGAGATTGAGAATTTGATGGTTAGTGATTTTAAATTAAAAAAATTAGAGCAATAA
- a CDS encoding GNAT family N-acetyltransferase, with the protein MYYKKDQLVIRSASANDVPILLKLIKELAEYEKLSHSVIATEELLLNSLFGNDKSAEALIAELEGEAAGMAIFFYNFSTFLGRSGIYLEDLFVRPQFRGLNIGKTLLIQLVKIAKQKNCGRVEWAVLDWNLPAIEFYKKLGAEAINDWTIFRITEDKINELASQ; encoded by the coding sequence ATGTATTATAAAAAAGATCAATTAGTAATTCGATCCGCTTCGGCAAATGACGTACCCATTCTTTTAAAATTGATTAAAGAATTGGCTGAATATGAAAAACTTTCGCACTCAGTTATCGCTACCGAGGAATTACTATTGAATTCATTGTTCGGTAATGACAAATCGGCGGAAGCATTAATTGCAGAGTTAGAAGGTGAAGCGGCGGGAATGGCTATTTTCTTTTATAATTTTTCAACATTTTTAGGCAGATCTGGAATTTATCTCGAAGATTTATTCGTTCGACCGCAGTTTCGTGGACTCAATATTGGGAAAACACTTCTCATCCAATTAGTAAAAATTGCAAAGCAAAAAAACTGCGGCAGAGTTGAATGGGCTGTGCTCGATTGGAATCTTCCTGCCATCGAATTTTATAAAAAGCTTGGCGCTGAAGCAATAAATGACTGGACTATATTCAGAATAACAGAAGATAAAATAAACGAACTTGCATCTCAGTGA
- a CDS encoding pyridoxine 5'-phosphate synthase — MMRFSLNVDHIATLRNARGGNEPDPVAIALIAEQAGVDGIVVHLREDRRHINERDLRLLRELITTKLDLEMAAVDDIIKIACDVSPELVTLVPEKRQELTTEGGLNVIDNISRLKDVVQELHAADIEVSFFIEPSIEQIETSAEIKADFIEIHTGVFANSISEEEQFDELERIRQAAKLAKKLGLGVNAGHGLNYQNIKVFRELENIDEISIGHSIIARAAFTGISEAVREMIRLINKR, encoded by the coding sequence ATTATGAGATTTTCATTAAATGTAGATCACATAGCAACATTAAGAAACGCAAGGGGAGGGAATGAACCTGACCCTGTAGCAATTGCATTGATTGCTGAACAAGCAGGCGTTGATGGAATCGTTGTCCATCTTCGTGAAGACAGAAGACACATTAATGAGCGCGATCTAAGACTGCTCCGTGAACTCATCACTACCAAACTTGATCTTGAAATGGCAGCAGTTGATGATATAATAAAAATTGCCTGCGACGTGAGTCCTGAATTAGTTACTCTTGTCCCGGAGAAACGTCAGGAATTGACTACTGAAGGCGGGTTAAATGTCATTGATAATATTTCTCGTTTAAAAGATGTAGTTCAGGAATTACACGCAGCAGATATAGAAGTTTCATTTTTTATCGAGCCAAGTATTGAACAAATTGAAACATCAGCGGAAATTAAGGCTGACTTTATTGAAATTCATACGGGTGTGTTTGCAAATTCAATTTCTGAAGAAGAACAATTTGATGAACTGGAAAGAATCAGGCAGGCTGCAAAACTTGCAAAGAAACTTGGGCTTGGTGTTAATGCCGGACACGGATTGAATTATCAGAATATTAAAGTATTCCGTGAATTAGAAAACATTGACGAAATTAGTATCGGGCATTCAATTATTGCGCGAGCTGCATTCACAGGGATATCTGAAGCAGTCCGCGAAATGATCAGACTGATTAATAAAAGATAA
- a CDS encoding CPBP family intramembrane metalloprotease: MILKEIKILLDIIKSLNRKVVIIFFSIAFLQTISWYYTSRSFFRLNLVEFFKSKENISLIEYFYWFISDFFTLLIIPVLIVKLILKEKLNNFGFQVGDYKTGLKYSFLFILFMIPLIWFVSGSQSFASTYPHLQMARSNWSIFILYETGMLIYMIAWEFIWRGYMLFGLKEKFGYYAILIQMIPFLILHNGKPVLETFGAIFGGIALGILAWRTASFYYCVIIHMAVMFTIDFISVLRFRSSDYGIGLNSILNIFKSFF; this comes from the coding sequence ATGATTTTAAAGGAAATAAAAATCTTACTGGACATCATCAAGTCCCTCAATAGAAAAGTTGTAATAATTTTTTTTTCTATCGCTTTTCTTCAAACAATTTCCTGGTACTATACTTCCCGCTCATTCTTTCGATTAAATTTGGTTGAATTCTTTAAGTCGAAAGAAAATATTTCTCTGATTGAATATTTCTATTGGTTTATTAGTGATTTCTTTACACTGCTGATTATTCCTGTGTTGATTGTAAAATTAATACTAAAAGAAAAACTTAACAATTTTGGATTTCAAGTTGGAGATTATAAAACCGGACTAAAATATTCTTTCCTATTTATTCTTTTTATGATCCCGCTTATCTGGTTTGTTTCCGGCAGTCAATCTTTTGCTTCTACCTACCCTCATCTGCAGATGGCAAGGAGTAATTGGTCAATATTTATTTTGTATGAAACAGGGATGTTGATTTATATGATAGCGTGGGAATTTATCTGGCGCGGATATATGCTTTTCGGGTTGAAAGAAAAATTTGGTTATTACGCAATACTAATTCAGATGATTCCGTTTCTGATTTTGCACAACGGGAAACCTGTGCTTGAAACATTCGGGGCGATATTTGGCGGTATTGCTTTAGGTATTCTTGCATGGCGGACTGCTTCGTTTTACTATTGCGTTATTATTCATATGGCAGTTATGTTTACGATAGATTTTATTTCTGTTTTAAGATTTCGCAGTTCTGATTACGGAATTGGACTAAATTCTATTCTGAATATTTTTAAAAGTTTTTTTTAA